Part of the Nocardioides perillae genome is shown below.
TACGGCTCGGTCTACCCCGGCCCGATCGGCGCGATCCTCAACCCGCTGATGAAGGGGGTCGGCCAGGCCGGCCCCGAGGGGGCGCAGACCGACTCGCTGCCCTACGCCTCCTCGCTGTGCGGTGCCTGCTTCGAGGTCTGCCCCGTCCGCATCGACATCCCCTCGGTCCTGGTCGACCTGCGCGCCCAGGTGGTCGACGCGCACCGGGGTGACCGCGGCGTGAAGGGGGAGGCGGTGGCGATGAGGGCGGCCGCCTGGTCCTTCTCCGACGCCCGCCGGCTCGCCTGGGCGGAGCGCGCCTCCGGGGTGGCGGGCCGTGTGCTGACCCGCCTCGGGCGCACCACGCTGCCCGGCGGTCGCCGCGCCGCGGGCCGCCTGCCGGGCCCGGGTGCGGCGTGGACCGGCGCCCGTGACCTGCCTGCGCCGCCGCGGGAGTCGTTCCGGGCGTGGTGGGCCCGCACCCGCCCGACGCAGGAGGACGACCGGTGAGTGCCCGCGAGGAGGTCCTGGGCCGGGTGCGCGCTGCGCTGGCCGACGTCGCACCGCAGGCCCGTGCAGCGGTGGCGCCGACCGCGCCGCGGGTCCCCGAGCGGCCGCACCACGAGGTGGTCGACCTGTTCTGCGAGCGGGTCGCCGACTACCGCGCGGTCGTCGAGCGGTGCGCGGTCGACGAGCTGGGGGACCGGGTCGCCGCGGCGCTGGCGGGGGCCGCGCGGGTCGTCGTACCGCCCGGGCTCGCGGACGTGGCGTTGCCGCCCGGGCTCACGGTGGTCGTCGACGGCGAGCCGGACGTGCTGGGCGCGGCGGAGCTCGACGCCGTGGACGCGGTCGTGACCGCGGCCCGGGTCGGCATCGCCGAGACCGGCACGGTCGTGCTCGACCACGCGCCCGACCAGGGACGGCGCGCCCTGACCCTCGTGCCCGACCTCCACGTCTGCGTCGTGCGCGAGGAGCAGGTGGTCGCCGACGTGCCCGACGCGCTGCCGCTGCTCGACCCCGCCCGGCCGCTCACCTGGATCAGCGGGCCGTCCGCGACCAGCGACATCGAGCTGAGCCGGGTCGAGGGCGTCCACGGCCCACGCACCCTCCACGTGCTGGTCGTGGCGGACCGCGAGGGCTGACCGCGGGCCCCGCGGACCCGAGCCCCGCGGGCCCGGGTCCGCGGAACTTGCTGGACGTGGCGGGGGCGTGCCCTCACCCTGGCCCGGTGGGCAACCTCCTCGTGCTGCTGTCGGCCGTCTGCTTCGGTGCGATGGCGGTCTTCGCCAAGCTGGCGTACGCCGAGGGGGTCACGGCCGACGCGCTCGTGCTGGTGCGCTTCTGGCTGGCCGCCGTGCTGCTGGCCGCGCTCACCTGGGTGTGGGGAGGCCGGCGGCGCGGTCCGTCCCAGGCGACGGGTCGGCGGCACGGACTGACCCGGCGCACGGTCGCCGCGGCCCTGGGCCTCGGCGCCCTCGGCTACGCGACGCAGGCGACGCTCTACTTCTCCGCGCTCGAGCGGGCGGGTGCAGGCGTGGTCGCGCTCGTCTTCTACACCTACCCCGCGCTGGTGGTCCTCGCCGCGCTGGCGCTCGGGCGGGAGCGCCCGACCCCCGCACGGGTGGCGGCCCTGGTCGTCGCGACGGCCGGCACGGTGCTGGTGCTGCTCGGCAGCGGGCCGCTCGGCCTCGGTGGCGCCGGGCTCGCCGGGGTCGCGCTGGCGCTCGGTGCGGCCGTGACCTACACCGGCTACATCCTGGTGGCCGACGCGACCGTGCGGGAGGTGCCGCCGCTGGGCCTGGCCACGCTGGTGATGGTCGGAGCCGCGGTCGCGCTGTCGGTGCGCGGCCTCCTGGTCGGTGTCGACCTCACGCTCTCGCCCGCCGGCCTGGCCTGGGTCGCCTGCATCGCGGTCGTGTCGACGGTGGTGGCGGTGACCGCCTTCTTCGCGGGGCTGCAGCGCACCGGCCCCGGCACCGCCTCGATCCTGTCGACCGCCGAGCCGGTGGCCACCGTCGTGCTCGCCGCCGCCGTGCTCGGTGAGCTGCTCGCGCCGGTCGAGCTCGCGGGCGGCCTGCTCGTCCTCGCCTCGGCGCTGCTGGTGCAGTGGCGACGCCGCGGGACCGCACCTGAGAGGCACCTAAGAAAAGTCGGCCCCCGAACGGTGTGGGGGAGGAGCGCCCGGGTACCGGACGACACCTGCGTGGACCCCTGCCACGCCGACGGAGGGAAACGACCATGGACATCCTCGGACTCATCGTCGCAGGCATCATCATCGGCCTGCTCGGCAAGCTCGTCGCCCCCGGCGACAAGGACAACATCCCGATCTGGCTGACGATCCTGTGCGGCATCGGCGGCGTCATCCTGGGCTACTACGTCTACGCCGCCTTCGGTGGCTCGGGCCAGACCAGCGGCATCGACTGGGTGCGCTGGATCGTGGCCGTCATCACCGCGGCCGTGCTCGTGGTGATCGCCTCGACCCTCACCGGGCGCAACACCGGTCACCGCAGCCGCGTCTGACCCTCGTGCGGCCTGCGGGCCCGACGAGACCGACCTCACCGCGCCGGGGCCCTGACGGGTCCCGGCGCGGTGGCACGCTGGGAGGGTGCCGCACCCGACGCTCCAGCCCGCTGGCGCGCTGCACCGTCCCGGCACCCCGGGCTACCGCCGGCTCAACCTGGCGATGGTCGCCGTCGGCTCCGCCGCCTTCGGCCTCCTCTACGCCACCCAGCCGATCCTCCCGCAGCTCGGCCGGGCGTACGCCGTGCCCGCCGCCTCCGCGGCCCTCACCGTCTCCGCCGCCACCGGCGCGCTCGCGCTGCTGGTCGTGCCCGCGACCGCCGTCGGGCTGCGGCTCGGCCGGGTGCGCACGATCAGGTGGGCGCTGCTGGCCGCGGTGGTGCTGACCGGCCTCGCCGCGGTGGCCCCGACGTACGAGGTGCTGGTGGGGGTGCGCGGCCTCACCGGCGCGGCGCTGGCGGCCGTCGTGGCGGTGGCGATGGGCCACGTCGCCGCCGAGGTGCACCCGAGCGGCCTCGCCGGCGCGATGGGGCTCTACGTCGCCGGCAACTCGCTCGGTGGCGTCGGTGGGCGGCTCGTGACCGCGGGCGTCGCCGACTGGCTGGGCTGGCGCGGCGCGCTGGGCGTGCTGGCCGCGGTCGCGCTGGTCGCCACCGCGCTCGTGTGGTGGCTGGCCGAGGACACCCCCGCCCCGGGGTCGGCCCGGGGTGCCGACCGGGCGCGGCTGCCGTGGCGCAGCCCGGCGCTGTGGGCCGTGCTCGCGCTGCCGCTCCTGCTCATGGGCGGCTTCGTCGCGACCTACAACTACCTGTCCTACCGGCTCGTCGCCCCGCCCTTCGGGTTGCCGGCCTCGGCGGTGGGCCTGGTGTTCCTCGCCTACCTCGCCGGCACGCTGAGCTCGGCGGGTGCGGGGCGGCTCGCGCAGCGGTGGGGCCGCGCGCCCGTGCTGGTGGCCTCGGTGCTCCTGATGGCCGCGGGGCTCGCGCTCACGCTGCCGGACCGGCTGCCCGTGGTCGTCGTCGGTCTGCTCGTCGCCACCGCGGGCTTCTTCGCCGCCCACGCCGTCGGCAGCGGCTGGGCGCCCGTGGTCGGCGGGGCCGCGGCCACGCAGGCATCGGCCCTCTACGTCGCCTCCTACTACGCCGGCTCCAGCGTCTTCGGTGCCCTCGTCGGCCTCGCGTGGTCGGGCGCCGCGTGGCCGGGCGTCGTCGCCGCGGTCGGTGCCCTCGTCGCCCTCGCGCTCGGCGCCGCGCTCGTGCTGGCGCGTGCCGCGCCGACACCTCCCAGCCCGACCCGGTGGTCCGGCACACCTCCGACCCGACCCGGTAGTCCGGCACACCTCCGACCCGACCGGTAGTCCGGCACACCTCCGCCCTTCCGCGGGCCCGGGAGGGCGCACCTGTGCCGGACTACCCGGGCAGGAGGCGTCGTGGGTCCGATTCGGAGCCGCGACGCGGGGTCCGGTATGTTCTCCCGCGGTGGCGTGTCCGAGCGGCCTAAGGAGAACGCCTCGAAAGCGTTTGTGGGTGCAAGCCCACCGAGGGTTCAAATCCCTCCGCCACCGCCAGCCTCGAGCCCGGTCCGGCAGCCCCGGACCGGGCTCTGCTGCGTTCGAGGCGGCCGTCACCCGGGTCGCCCCCGACCCGGACCCGCCCGACGGCGAGCGGCTGGCGCTGTGCTCGGACGTTCGACCACGACGTGCACGGACGTCCAGCATGCGCCGGACTCTCCCCCGGGGACCGACGGGCCGGGCCCGCGGAGCCGACGGCGCGGGCCGGGGCTCCACGAGCCTGGATCAGGCGCGCAGCGCGCGCCGCACCCGCCGCGAGACCAGCTCGACGGCGACGCTGACGGCGAAGGAGGCCAGCAGCACCGACGCGACCACGGGGAAGCGGAAGGCTGCGAGGTTCTCCGCCAGCAGCCGGCCGAGGCCGGCCGCGCCCACGACGCCGACGACGGCGGTGTCGCGGACGCTCACCTCGAAGCGGTAGAGCGTGTAGGTCGTCAGCTGCTGCGCCGACGGCGGCACGACCGCCAGCAGCGCCGCTCGCCAGGACGCCACCCCGCCGCGCACCAGCGCGTCGCGCGGCCCGCGGTCGACCGACTCCCACGCCTCGGCGACGAGCCGGCCGAGGATGCCGCCGGCGTAGAGCCCGAGCGCGACCGCGCCGGGCAGGACACCGGGGAAGAAGACGAAGAGCGCCAGCACCGCCCAGATCGACGGCGGCACGGAGCGGAGCGCCAGCAGCAGCACCCGCGCGACCAGCCTCGCCGTGCCGCGCAGCAGCCCGGAGGCGACCAGCGCGCCGCGGGACCCCCCGGGCCGCGCACCGGCCGCCCGGGCGGGGGCGGCCGCCCACGGCGCGAGCAGCAGGGTGAGGGCGACGGCGCCCGCCATCGCCAGCACGGCCATCGCGAGGGTGTCGACGACGCTCAGCAGCAGCGTGCTCGCGCCGCCGGTCGGCCACGCCGGCGGCACCAGGTCGGCGAGCAGCTCGCGGGTGATCTCCCACGTGACGGGGTCGACGAGGCCGCTGAGCGTCGCGCCGGTCCACCACCACGCGAGCGCCAGGCCGGGCAGGCCGAGGAGCACCGACCACCGCGTCCAGGTGCGCCGCGGCGGGGCGGTGTCGCCGCGTCGGCCCTCGGCGGCGACCACCCCCTCGGCGTCGGCGTCGAGCACGCAGGCCGGGGCGGTGGAGGGCGGACCGGCCTCGCGGCGCACCTGCGCGCTCCAGGCCTCGACGAGGGCGGAGAGCAGCAGCAGGGCGAGGACGAGCGTCCAGACCTCGTCCCAGTTGCGCGACTGCAGGCTGACGACCAGCTCCTGCCCCAGGCCGCCGACGCCGACGACCCCGAGCAGCACGGTGGAGCGCAGCGAGCACTCGAAGCGGTAGAAGGAGTAGGACAGCAGCAGCGGCGAGGCGGAGGGCAGCAGGCCGTAGAGCACGGCCGCGGTGCGCGGCGCCCCCGCGCGGCGCATCGCGGCGTGCGCGCCGCCGCGCACGCCGTCGAAGGTCTCGGCGAACACCTGCGCGGTCTGCGCCCCGAAGGGCACCACCAGCGCCAGCACGGCGACCAGCGGGTCGAGCCCGAGCACCGTGACGAGCAGGAGCGCCCACACCAGCTCGTGAACGGACCGCGCGAGCACCAGCACGCCGCGCAGCACGAGCCGCAGCGCCCGCACGGGTGCGGGCGGGCGTCGCGACCACGCCGCGTCGCTCAGCACCAGGCCGCCGAGCAGACCGACCAGCAGGGCACCCGCGGCACCCACCGAGGCGAAGGCCAGCGTCGTGACCGTGGCCCGGGCGACCAGCTCGAGGAACTCGGCGTCGAGGCGGGGGGAGAGCGCCTGCGCGAGCAGGTCGTCGAGGAGGGCCGCGCCGCCGGTGTTGACCGGGTCGCCGGTGCCGGCGAGCGCGCGCCAGGCGCTGAGGCCCAGGACGGTCGCGAGCACCACGACCGTGACCGCTCGGCGCCGCAGCACCGTCGCGCGACCCACCCGGGGCAGGTCGGCGGGCGCCGTGACCGGCACGAGTGCCGGGGCGTCGAGCAGTCCGGTCATGCGCGGGCGTAGAGCTCGTCGAGGTGGTGGTCGCGCAGCTCGTCGGCGGGCAGGTCGAGCACGACCCGCCCGCGCCGCAGGCCGAGCGCGCGGGTGAAGGTGCGCCGCGCCAGCTCGGGCTGGTGCAGGCTCACCACGGTCGTGCCGGTCGAGGCGCTCGACGGCAGCAGCGCGAGCACGTCGCGCGCCGTGGTGGGGTCGAGGCTGGAGGCGGGCTCGTCGGCGACGACGGCCGCCGCCCCCTGCACGAGCAGCCGGGCCACGGCGACCCGCTGCCGCTCGCCACCCGAGAGCTGCTCGGTGCGGGCGTGCACGGCCCACGGCAGCCCCACCTGCTCCAGCACCCGTCGTGCCTCGTCGTCGGCGCGGGCCGTGAGCAGCGCGCTCAGCGCGGTGCGCAGCGGCCAGCGGCCGAGGCGCCCGGCGTTGACGTTGTGCAGCACCCGCACCTGCTCGACGAGGTCGAGCTCCTGGCTCAGCGCTCCGACCTGCGCGCACAGGGTGCGGCGACGCCGGTGGCCCACCGCGGCCAGGTCCTCGCCGAAGAGCAGGGCGGCGCCGTCGTCGGGCACCGCCGCGCCGCTGAGCACCGACAGCAGGGTCGACTTGCCGGAGCCGCTCGGCCCGAGCAGGGCGACGCGCTCCCCGGGACGCACCACCAGGTCGACGCCGTCGAGGGCCCGGTGCGCGCCGTACGCGACGACGGTGCCGCGCAGCTCGAAGACGGCCGGGGCCGCCGGGGGCTCGTTCACCCCAGCAGACCCTGCGCCCTCGCGACCTCCTCGAGCTGGTCGTACGCCGCGTCGTCCGCCGCGATGAACGACTCGGCGCCGAAGAGCTCGAGGATCTCCGCCTCCTTCGCGTTGCCGGCGTCGAGGCCGAGCAGGAAGTCGCGCAGCTCGTCGGTGGTGCCCTCGCCGAACTCCTCGTCGAGGTCGGGGCGGACCAGCCAGTGGTAGTCGGCGTAGCCGGGCGAGCGCCACAGCACGACGACGTCGGAGAGGTCGACCTCCCCGGCCTCCTGGGTGGCGGTGAAGACCTGCTCGTTGACCGCGCCGACGTCGTAGGCGCCGGAGGCGACCGCCTCGATGGTGGCGTCGTGGCTGCCGGAGAAGCCCGGGGCGCCCGCGAGGTCGGCCTCGGTGATGCCGGCCTGCTCCATGAAGTACTGCGGCATGAGGCGGCCCGAGGTCGACGTCTCGCTGCCGAAGGTCAGCGACGACCCCGCGATGCTCGACAGCCCGCTGACGTCGTCGAAGGGCTCGAGCCCGGCGCGCCGGTTGGCGATGAAGAGGCTGTGGAAGTCGGCGTCGATGTCGCGCTGCGCGATCGCGGTCGCGCCGGGCACCAGCTCGCGGGCCTGGACCCCGGTGAGGCCGCCCATCCAGGCCAGGTGCACGTCACCGCGCTGGAAGGCGCGGACGACGGCGGTGTAGTCGGTGACGGGGCGGTACTCGACCTCGAGGTCGGTCGCCGCGGCCACGCAGTCGGCCACGGCGGGGTAGAGCCGGTTGAGCAGCTCGGGGTCCTGGTCGGGGATCGCCGAGATCGCGAGCGTGCGCGTGCTGCCCCCGCCCGCCCCACCGGAGCCGGAGCCGCCGCCGCACGCGCTCAGCAGCGGGACGGCGGGCACGGCGAGGACCCCGAGGAGCAGCCGACGGCGGCTCAGCGGCGACGCGGCGGAGGGGGTCGTGCGGGTCGTGCCGGTCATGCGGTCCTCCGGGATCGGGCGAGCACCAGGCCGACGACGGCCAGGCACAGGTAGGCGGCGGCGCTGCTGGGCGTGCCGCCGAGCAGGGGGTCGGTGAAGCCGAGCTGGGCGTGCAGGGAGAGGGCGGCGAGCGCCCCGAGGCCGGCGGCGGCGAGGCCGAGCGTGCGGGTGCGGTCCGGGTCGCCGGCGCGGGCGGCGAGCACGAGCAGCGCGGCCAGGGCCAGCAGCACCAACGCGCCCACCAGGTTGTAGTTGCCGGTGCTCAACGAGGGGTCGGGGTCGTTGAAACCGGGACCCCGGGCAGCGAGCGGGTCGTCGAGCGACAGCACCACGCTCGGCAGCGCCACCACCGTGGCGACGCCGGCCCACACCAGCGCCTGGCGCCCGGGCAGCCGGCCCTCGGCGCGGGCGGCGTCGAGGGCGCCCCAGCGACCGGAGGCACCGAGCAGCAGGGCGGTGTGGCCGGCCATCATCAGCCAGTAGGCCCAGGGCCACTCGTCGGGGGCGTACATCACCGACAGCGCGATCGCCACCGACTGGCCGAGGCCGACGAGGGCGCCCAGCCGGACCCACAGCCCGGTCAGGAGCAGCACGGCAGCAGCGGTCTCGGCGGCGATGACGAGGTAGCCGAAGAACGTGATGTTGGGCAGCAGGACGTTGTCGACCAGCCACGCCCACGGCGGGAGGACCGGGTGCTCGGACCCGTAGGCGGTGAAGTAGTAGAGGCCGTTGTCGGCCTCCTCGCCGAAGTCGGGCGCGCGCTTCCAGGCGACGTTGTAGAACCACATCAGCCCGAGGGTCAGGCGCAGCACCAGGAAGCCGACGTCCTGCGACCGGCCGGGCTCGCGCGCGGGGGCGGTCAGCCAGGCCAGCGAGCCGGCGACGCGCTCACGCACAGCGGAAGACCTCG
Proteins encoded:
- a CDS encoding LUD domain-containing protein, which codes for MSAREEVLGRVRAALADVAPQARAAVAPTAPRVPERPHHEVVDLFCERVADYRAVVERCAVDELGDRVAAALAGAARVVVPPGLADVALPPGLTVVVDGEPDVLGAAELDAVDAVVTAARVGIAETGTVVLDHAPDQGRRALTLVPDLHVCVVREEQVVADVPDALPLLDPARPLTWISGPSATSDIELSRVEGVHGPRTLHVLVVADREG
- a CDS encoding EamA family transporter, which codes for MGNLLVLLSAVCFGAMAVFAKLAYAEGVTADALVLVRFWLAAVLLAALTWVWGGRRRGPSQATGRRHGLTRRTVAAALGLGALGYATQATLYFSALERAGAGVVALVFYTYPALVVLAALALGRERPTPARVAALVVATAGTVLVLLGSGPLGLGGAGLAGVALALGAAVTYTGYILVADATVREVPPLGLATLVMVGAAVALSVRGLLVGVDLTLSPAGLAWVACIAVVSTVVAVTAFFAGLQRTGPGTASILSTAEPVATVVLAAAVLGELLAPVELAGGLLVLASALLVQWRRRGTAPERHLRKVGPRTVWGRSARVPDDTCVDPCHADGGKRPWTSSDSSSQASSSACSASSSPPATRTTSRSG
- a CDS encoding GlsB/YeaQ/YmgE family stress response membrane protein; this encodes MDILGLIVAGIIIGLLGKLVAPGDKDNIPIWLTILCGIGGVILGYYVYAAFGGSGQTSGIDWVRWIVAVITAAVLVVIASTLTGRNTGHRSRV
- a CDS encoding MFS transporter is translated as MPHPTLQPAGALHRPGTPGYRRLNLAMVAVGSAAFGLLYATQPILPQLGRAYAVPAASAALTVSAATGALALLVVPATAVGLRLGRVRTIRWALLAAVVLTGLAAVAPTYEVLVGVRGLTGAALAAVVAVAMGHVAAEVHPSGLAGAMGLYVAGNSLGGVGGRLVTAGVADWLGWRGALGVLAAVALVATALVWWLAEDTPAPGSARGADRARLPWRSPALWAVLALPLLLMGGFVATYNYLSYRLVAPPFGLPASAVGLVFLAYLAGTLSSAGAGRLAQRWGRAPVLVASVLLMAAGLALTLPDRLPVVVVGLLVATAGFFAAHAVGSGWAPVVGGAAATQASALYVASYYAGSSVFGALVGLAWSGAAWPGVVAAVGALVALALGAALVLARAAPTPPSPTRWSGTPPTRPGSPAHLRPDR
- a CDS encoding PhnE/PtxC family ABC transporter permease — its product is MTGLLDAPALVPVTAPADLPRVGRATVLRRRAVTVVVLATVLGLSAWRALAGTGDPVNTGGAALLDDLLAQALSPRLDAEFLELVARATVTTLAFASVGAAGALLVGLLGGLVLSDAAWSRRPPAPVRALRLVLRGVLVLARSVHELVWALLLVTVLGLDPLVAVLALVVPFGAQTAQVFAETFDGVRGGAHAAMRRAGAPRTAAVLYGLLPSASPLLLSYSFYRFECSLRSTVLLGVVGVGGLGQELVVSLQSRNWDEVWTLVLALLLLSALVEAWSAQVRREAGPPSTAPACVLDADAEGVVAAEGRRGDTAPPRRTWTRWSVLLGLPGLALAWWWTGATLSGLVDPVTWEITRELLADLVPPAWPTGGASTLLLSVVDTLAMAVLAMAGAVALTLLLAPWAAAPARAAGARPGGSRGALVASGLLRGTARLVARVLLLALRSVPPSIWAVLALFVFFPGVLPGAVALGLYAGGILGRLVAEAWESVDRGPRDALVRGGVASWRAALLAVVPPSAQQLTTYTLYRFEVSVRDTAVVGVVGAAGLGRLLAENLAAFRFPVVASVLLASFAVSVAVELVSRRVRRALRA
- a CDS encoding ATP-binding cassette domain-containing protein, with amino-acid sequence MNEPPAAPAVFELRGTVVAYGAHRALDGVDLVVRPGERVALLGPSGSGKSTLLSVLSGAAVPDDGAALLFGEDLAAVGHRRRRTLCAQVGALSQELDLVEQVRVLHNVNAGRLGRWPLRTALSALLTARADDEARRVLEQVGLPWAVHARTEQLSGGERQRVAVARLLVQGAAAVVADEPASSLDPTTARDVLALLPSSASTGTTVVSLHQPELARRTFTRALGLRRGRVVLDLPADELRDHHLDELYARA
- a CDS encoding putative selenate ABC transporter substrate-binding protein, with protein sequence MTGTTRTTPSAASPLSRRRLLLGVLAVPAVPLLSACGGGSGSGGAGGGSTRTLAISAIPDQDPELLNRLYPAVADCVAAATDLEVEYRPVTDYTAVVRAFQRGDVHLAWMGGLTGVQARELVPGATAIAQRDIDADFHSLFIANRRAGLEPFDDVSGLSSIAGSSLTFGSETSTSGRLMPQYFMEQAGITEADLAGAPGFSGSHDATIEAVASGAYDVGAVNEQVFTATQEAGEVDLSDVVVLWRSPGYADYHWLVRPDLDEEFGEGTTDELRDFLLGLDAGNAKEAEILELFGAESFIAADDAAYDQLEEVARAQGLLG
- a CDS encoding Rv1678 family membrane protein encodes the protein MRERVAGSLAWLTAPAREPGRSQDVGFLVLRLTLGLMWFYNVAWKRAPDFGEEADNGLYYFTAYGSEHPVLPPWAWLVDNVLLPNITFFGYLVIAAETAAAVLLLTGLWVRLGALVGLGQSVAIALSVMYAPDEWPWAYWLMMAGHTALLLGASGRWGALDAARAEGRLPGRQALVWAGVATVVALPSVVLSLDDPLAARGPGFNDPDPSLSTGNYNLVGALVLLALAALLVLAARAGDPDRTRTLGLAAAGLGALAALSLHAQLGFTDPLLGGTPSSAAAYLCLAVVGLVLARSRRTA